GTCGAGCTTGCCGTCGCGAATGGCGGCGTCGGCTTCGGCGGCGTCATAGCCCATATTGCCGATGAGCGCGTTGGCGAAGCGCGCGCGCGCCGGCGTCATCACGTCGGCTTTCTGCTGCTGAAAGAAATCCCCGCGCATGACATGCAGATAGGCGAGACCGAATGTGTTGAGCTCCCCGGCGAGCCATGTCGTGAGCCCGACCGGATCGCTGTCCTGCATGCTGTTGTAGCCGTTGAGCGGGGAGAGGCGTAGGCCGACGCGATCAGCGCCCCAGACGTCGATGGACGCGCGCAAAATCTCGAACAGCAGGCGCGCGCGGTTTTCGATCGGGCCGCCATAGGCGCCGCCGCGCCTGTTGGCGCCGTCGCGCAGGAACTCGTCGATGAGATAGCCATTGGCGCCGTGCAGCTCGATCATGTCGAAGCCGGCGGCCTTTGCATTGCGCGCGGCGGTCGCGAAGCCGTCGACGATTCCCGGAAGTTCGTCGTCGCGCAATTCGCGCGGGGTCACATAGGGCTGCATGCCTTGCGGCGTCATCACCTGGCCGTTGGTGATGGCGATGGGCGAGGGGGCGACCGGCGTGGCGCCGTCGTTGAGCAGCGGATGGCAGGCGCGTCCGCCGTGCCAGATTTGCAGCGCCATGCGCCCGCCCTTGGCGTGCACGGCGTCGGTGATCCGCTTCCAGCCGTCGACCTGCGGCTGCGAATAGATTCCCGGTTCGCGCCAGAAGGCGGAATTGCCTTCGATGGCCATGGTCGCTTCCGCGATGATCAGCCCGGCCGAGGCGCGTTGCGCGTAATATTCGGCCATCAGCGGGCCGGGAACATGGCCGTCCTCCGCACGGCAGCGCGTCAGCGGCGCCATCAGGATGCGGTTTGGCAACGTCAGCGCGCCAAGCTTCACGGGCGAAAACAACGCGTCATAAGCCATAAGTTTTCCTCTCCTCATCGCGAAGGCTGAGGTGGCGGTTTCTCTTGCGAAAAGCAAGCGCGTCCCGGCGAGTCGGCGCCCATTTCGGGACGCCGGCCGGATTGGCGCCGGCGCGTGGCTGTCATAGGAGAGAGCGCACCAGCAGAGAGACGCTTCGCCGATGATGACCCTTCGCTATTCCCCCGCCTCGCCCTACGCCCGCAAGATTCGCATCGCCGCCGACCTTCTGGGGCTGACGCCGCGCATCGACATCGTCGCCGCGAGCACGACCGATCCGGGCGATCCGTTGCGCGAGCAGAACCCGCTGGGGAAAATTCCGACGCTCATTCTCGAAGACGGCGCGTCCCTTTATGACAGCCGCGTCATCGCCGATTATCTGGATTATCTGGGCGGCGGGACGCTTATCCCGGCCGATCCGGCGCGCCGCTTCGACGTGCTACGCCTACAGGCGCTGGGCGACGGCGTGAACGACGCCGCGCTGCTCATCCGCTATGAGACGGCGACGCGCCGCCCCGAACTGCGGGATCAGGACGCCATCGAGCTCCAGCAGGGCAAGATCGACCGCGCGCTGGCGACGCTGGACAGCGCGCCGCCGTCGGGGCCGGTGACGATCGGCCAGATCGCGGTGGCCTGCGCGCTCGGCTATCTGGATTTGCGTTTCGAGGGCGCCTGGCGGGCGAAATATCCGGGCCTCGTCGCATGGCTCGCCGCCTTCGAGACGGCGGTTCCGGCGTTTGGCGCAACGAAGGCGTAATTATTGGTCGGTGCGGCTTGCCGCTCACTCCAACCCTCTCCCCGCGGGCGGGGAGAGGGTGAGGGCCTTGATGTGTATCGCGCCTCAGCCCTTGCCGGCGATCTCCGCCGGGGGCGCCCAGCCGCTGGCCTCGGCCAGCGCGACGCCGCCGGCGCCCGGAAGGCGCAGGCGCTGGCCGGGGTAAATCTTGTCGGGATGCTTCAGCATCGGCTTGTTGGCCTCGAAGATTTCCTCGTAGCGCGCGCCATTGCCGTAATGGGCCTCGGCGATTTTCCACAGCGTGTCGCCTTCCACCACGATGTGGATGCCGGAGGGCTGCGTCGGATCATGATCGGGAGCGATGAGATTGTTCTCGACCTGGGCGACGCCCTTGCTGTTGCCGACGGTGAGCACGATCTTCTCGAGATCGGCGCGCGAATTGACCGCGCCGTTCAGCGTCACGCGGTCGCCATCGACCTCGATGTCGACGGTGGAAACGTCAAAACCCTGACTTTCCAGTTCCTTGGCCAAAGCCTCCGCTGGGGCCGCCGAGGCGTCGGTTGCGCCTGCGACAGCCGGCGCAGCTTTGCTCTTGCCTTTGAAAAAGTCGAAAATGCCCATCAATCGCCTCCTGATAAACCCCAGCGACAAGTCTCTGCCCACTGATCGGTGTTCGTCAACACGTCGGCGTTCTTCCCGCCAAGACCGAGCCCGCGCACATATAAGTGGTAATTCTCGCCGGCTCTGACAACTGGCGCGGCGTGATTGACCCGACGCCCGCTTCGTGGGAAGCGGCGCCACGAAGGAGAGCGGCGAATGAGCGACACCCATTCAGGTCCGGCGCTGGTGACGGGCGCGGCGCGGCGCATTGGCCTCGCCATCGCCGGGCGCCTCGCGCAGGAAGGCCGGCCGGTCGTGCTGCATTCCTCGGTCCGATCGGCGGCGGAGGCGGAGCTGGCCGCCGAGGCGATCCGCCGTCAGGGCGGCCGGGCGGCCGTCGCCGTCGCGGATCTGTCGTCGGCGACCGAAACCGAGAGGCTGATCGGCGACGCCGCGCGAGCCTTCGGACCGTTGTCTCTCTTGGTCAACAACGCCTCCGTCTTCGAGGTGGACGAGGCGGCGGATTTCGCGCTCTCGGGCTATGAGCGGCAGATGGCGGTCAATCTGCGTGCGCCCCTGCTGTTGTCGCGCGATTTCGCGGCGCAGCTTCCCGATGGCGTGGAGGGCGCCATCGTCAATATGATCGACCAGCGCGTCTGGCGCCTGACGCCGCGCTATTTCAGCTATACGCTCACCAAATCCGCGCTCTGGACCGCGACGCGCACCATGGCGCAGGCCTATGCGCCGCGCATTCGGGTCAATGGCGTGGGGCCGGGGCCGGTGTTTCCCAATGAGGCGCTGGGCGATCGCGATTTCGAGATCGAGGCGCACGGCGTGCCGCTCGGCCATGCGGCGGATGTGTCGGGCGTGGTCGACGCCGTCATCTTTCTGAGCCGCGCGAAAAGCGTCACCGGCCAGATGATCGCCGTCGACAGCGGGCAGCATCTCGCCTGGCGCACGCCCGACGTCGCGCCGCAATAGCAGCCGCTATCTGGCGCGCGTCAGTTCCTCGGCGAGCGCGCGCATGGTGCGCTCATTGCCGATCGTGCTCAGATGCCGGTCGGCGTCGCTGACGTTGATCTCCTTTCCGCCCGGCACCGGAATATTGATGAGCAGGTCGGACGGCACGACCTTCGAGAGCGCGACGTCGAAATTCCTGTCCACCGCGAAATAGCCGGACTGTTCCGAGCCGATGCAGGCGATCTCGAAGGAGGGCAGCTTCTTCGTGATGTAGAAGACCTTCATCGCCGCGCCATGGCCGCTCGCGACCTCGCGGATGCGCGCATAGAGCAGCGCCATCAGGCGTCTCTGATAATCATCCATCTCGTTTTGCGGCAGCATGTAGGGCGCGTAATGGGTCTTCGACTCGAGAAGATCTTCCGCTGTCTCCAGCCGGTATTTCTTTGTCAGATCGAACTTGTCCTCCGACGTCAGCAGCGTCTGCTGGTCGAGCTTCTGATACTGCTCGCAGGCCGGCGTCGGGCTGCGCGGGCGGATGGGAAGATGCGTCTTCCAGGCGTCGCTGATGACTTGCGGCAGCGATTTGTGCTGCGTCTTGCCGTAAAGCTCGCCGAGCAATTGCGTGAGCGCAAAGCCGCCGTAATAGAAGTCCTTCGGGTAAATCGGCCCTGTCAGCCTGTCGGCTTCGATCCGGTAGGTCGGCTTGATCGGCCCGGCCATGACGAGCGGGCTGCGGTCGACGAAAGTGTCTTCCCAGAAGTCATTGCCGGGCGTCGACCAGACGAGCACCAGATCGGCCCGATCGCTTTGCAGATAGCGGTCGAGCGCCTGAAGCTGCTGATCCTGCCCCCAGCCGCTCGCCGCGAGGGAGAAGGCCTTCACCTTGCGTCCCATGCGGGCGCCGAGTTCGGCCTCGAGCAGCCGCTCCGGCATCTTCTCGACCGGCTCGGAGGCGGACTCGACCTGGCTGTCGCCGAGCAGAACGACGACGTAATCGTCCTTGTCGTAATGGATCGGCTGACCCCGGTAGCCGAACTGATTGGCTTCGCTGTCGCCGGTCGATTTGCTCAGAATGCGTCTGGGCGAGCCCGCCCAGCCCCATCCCGACGGAATGGGCTTGATGCGCGCCACATGTTCGAGAAAGAGCTCGAAAACGACGAGGGAGAGGACCGTCGACACCACGACGGCGGCAATATCTTTCTTCGACACCATGGCAGGGCTACGCCTTTGGCTTTGGCCAAGTCGGGTTTCTTTATACGAAAAGCGGGCAGGGGCAAGCCGCCGGTCGCGCCGGCGGCGGGCGTCCTGCCCACGCGCGCGGCGCGTGTGAGGCGCGTAAACCCTTCGCAAACCATGGCTCTCTAAAGTCCATCTGCGGTTGCGGTCTTTGCCCGGCAGGGGTACAGCGATTTTTCTGGCGCGGCTGGCGCCCAAGGAGTTTGCATGCGCGTTCTGGGCATCGAGACCACCTGCGACGAAACCGCCGCCGCCGTCGTGTCCGAGCGGCTCGGGGGCGGGGGCGGGGACATTCTGTCGAATGAGGTGCTGAGCCAGATCGCGCAGCACGCGGCCTATGGCGGCGTCGTGCCGGAGATCGCGGCCCGCGCGCATATCGACGTGCTCGACCGGCTGATTGTCCGCGCCCTGGCAAACGCCAAGGTCGAGCTAAAGGACATTGACGCCATCGCCGCCGCGGCCGGGCCGGGGCTCGTTGGCGGCGTGCTGGTGGGGCTCACGGCGGCCAAGGGGCTGGCGCTGGCGAGCGGCAAGCCCTTCATCGCGGTCAACCATCTCGAAGCCCATGCGCTCACCGCGCGGCTCATCGATCCGCTCGACTTTCCCTATCTCGCCTTGCTGATTTCCGGCGGCCACACGCAATTGGTCGCGGTGCGGGGCGTCGGCGATTATCATCGCCTCGGCTCCACGGTCGATGACGCCGCCGGCGAGGCCTTCGACAAGGTCGCCAAGATGATGGGGCTGCCTTATCCGGGTGGGCCGCATATCGAGACGCTGGCGCAGGACGGCGATCCGCATCGCTTCGAGTTTCCACGCCCGATGCTTGGTCGCGAGGGCGCGGATTTCTCGCTCTCCGGCCTCAAGACGGCGGTGCGACAGGAGATCATCAGGCTCGGCGAACCGACCGAGCAGGACAAGAAGGACCTTGCGGCCTCCTTCCAGGCGGCGATTGTCGACGTCATCGTCGATCGCGTGCGCGCCGGCGTGCGGCTGTTCTCGGAAACCGCGGGGCGTCCGAGCGGGCTTGTCATCGGCGGCGGCGTCGGCGCCAATGGCGCGATCCGCCGCGCGCTGACGCGGCTGTGCGCCGAGCGCGGCCTGCGCTTCGTGTCGCCGCCGGCCAATCTCTGCGCCGACAATGGCGCGATGATCGCCTGGGCCGGGCTGGAGCGCCTGAAGCGCGGGTTCACGAGCGATCTCGGCTTTGCGCCACGTCCGCGCTGGCCGCTGGACGCCATCGCCAGCGAGACGCATCACGGCAAGGCGTGACGCGCATGCGCGGCCTGTATCCGCTGGCGCTGACGGCGATGCTGCTGGGACCGGAGCCGCAGGCGGCGGGCCCGCTGTCGCAGGAGCCGATGATCGCGGGGCTGCATGTCTTTTACGGGCCGGGCGAGGGGTTCGAGACGGTGGACGCGCGGCTCATCAATGGCGCGCGGCAGTCCATCGACATGGCCGCCTATGTCCTCACCGACCGCGCATTGATCTCGGCGCTGGGCCGCGCGGCGATGCGCGGCGTGAAGGTGCGGGTCTATCTCGACGGCGACGAGACGCGGCGCGGCGCCAGCATCCTCGACATCGCCGACGCGCCAAATCTGGACGTGCGGCGCAAGGCCCGAAACCGTGACCTGATGCATCTGAAGAGCTACCAGGTGGACGGCCGCAGGCTGCGCACGGGCTCCGCGAATTTCTCTGTGTCGGGCGAGGGCTATCAGGACAATGACCTTGTCGTGATCGAAAGCCCGCAGGCCGCCGCGCGCTTCCGCGAGACATTCGAGCGGCTATGGGCGCGCGCCGATAATCAGCGTCTGGGTTTTCGCTAGCCAGGCGCCTGTTCGCCCGAGGACCGGGGCTATGCCTGCCGCGTCGTCGGGTCCGCCGTGAGACATGAGCGTGTTCCGCTGTGGGCGCAGGAGCCCGCGCAAGTGGCGGCGCTGGCGTGTGACCGCGAGCGCATATATCGGAAATGTGATTGGTCGATTGGCGCAGGCTGCGCGGGGGCGCATTTCTCAGCTTCCGGAGAGGGTAGCGACCCGGGCGCACGTGGATAATCAGTGTCCTGTTACAGAGGGGCACCGGTCCTATCCGCGCAAGAGCATAAGCTCGGAGACACTGAGGTCCGAGGCCTCATTTTTCCGACTGGCGGCGAGGCGGGGGAGCGCCTCAATCCAATATTCAACTCTTGCAACGAAGTCCTCGAGGCTGGCGAAGACTTCGTCGGCGGACATGTGCGGCAACACGATCTGTCGCGTCAGAAGAACTTCGCCGGTAACGGGATCGGCGGCGAAAGCGGCCGGTCCCGTTTCCACGCCACCCGCATTGAGCTCCAGCAAGCGCTGAGCGAGCACGGCGCCGCCAGTATGAAGATCGCCGATGACGCCGGACATCTGGAGCGTCTCACCGTCGGGCGCGCCGAAGAAGAAAATCTCGGTTTCCTGATCAATGATGATCCCGCAGGACCCCTCCTGATCGAGAACAAGCTCATCGAGACTGAGCTTTTGCTTTAGGCTGTTCAACGCATCGGCCGCGTTGCGCATGGGATGTCTCTCCGGGTTCGGGCGATTGTCATGTGATTTTTAATTCGGCATGGGAATCTTGCCTTCGATTGACCTTTCAAAAACGGACTTGAGAATCTTGATTTCTCCTTCGTGCGCAGCTTGGCCCGAAATAATGAGAGTGACGCTCATAGTGACCGCCAATGATTCATGCGGTTGTACGTATTCGTCACCGTTCGGGTGCAGCGAATAGGGGGGGATATTTTCGCGAAATTCTTGGATAGACGAGGTCCTCATCGCATGGCTCATGATGATTTCGAAGTCGCCTTCCGCCGACTTGCTGACCTTCGCGCGTGTATTGCCAAGTTGCATTTCGCCCTCCGTGCGCTTGGCGGGTTTCAACAGACGTTCCGGGCCGCCTTCGCTGTACAGCCATTCGCAACTTCGTAGGGACTCCTGCAACAGCAGACGCGATAGAACGGTGACGGCCTTCTTTGACCCGGCGAATTTTTCCGCAGCACGAAGGGAGTCTTCGAAATCTTGACCTCGTGTGACGTATGTTTCGCCGTCCTCGACAAAGGAGAATTCCATCCTCGGCCAGTCGCCCTCACAAGTATCTGCATATTCCACACCTCGACTCGATATGGACAGCACTTGGTTGTTGCCCAAAAATGTCGGGTATTGTGAAACAGGGAGGGAGCGCCGCTCACTTCGCGCGCAAACGAGCCAGTCTTCATCCTTGCGAGCGATCTTTCCATCTAGTTCGACTTTCAACCCAAAGAACTCCTGGATGTCCGCGACCCGCTGTTTCACCGCGACATTTTTCATTTGGCCGATCAATTTCGCCGTATCAGATGATAGGCCTGGCGCGGTCGCAAGCTGCGTAAATGGCAAGAGGCAGAAAGCTGACCGTGGCTTCGGGGCAAGCTTACCCACGGCGGTCTCCAGAAAGGAGTTCAGTTCGGTTGGGTGCGCCCCTTTCACTCTCTTTGCGATTTTAGCGATGTGCTTCATCGCTTCATCGGGTTTGGCCCAGCATAGGGACACGATCGACGCTTGAATTTTTCCATTTTTGTCATCAATCGATTTATTCGACTTGCTGACGCGTCGTTCCGTCAACCCCACTCGTTTTTTCGAGCGTTCCCGCTTCTCCGGGTTGATTGTGTCTTCGGATGTCCGCGTGGACGTGAGCTGGCGGCTCCTTCTTAGTAGTAGGCTGCCTTTATGTTTGTCGCGTTTTTCCAGCACAGATGCGCCTGGCTCTCTTTGCACAAGCGTTTTTTCCAGGTCTGGTGCATTCCCTGTCCCTCTTTCTGTGCCAGAACCGACACGCGTTGCGTCTTGGTTCGTTGGTTGCCGGGGGTTGATAGCTTTCCGCTTCGCGCCGCCACTGGAACTTCGCCGTCGATGACTCGAGTTCGTTTGACGTTCGGTCAAATTCTCCTTCAACCACAACTGCTTTTCGTTTTCCGGCGTCGAGTTGTCTCGCGCGCTATGCTTCAGGCTTGACGTTGATAATTCAGCGATTGGAGGTGGATGACTTTGCAACCACAGGTCACGCGCAGGGGGAGTTTGATCGAATGTAATTAGCGGAATTTCCGTCGGAAATATCGTATCGTTGTTCGGAGTCTTCTGATCTCGGGGGGAAATGTTTGAAAGGTGTGTGTTCGCTCCCCCACTGTCGCTCTCAACGCTCCTGAGAGTCAGCGGTTTGCTCGTTCCCCTGCGCAAGCTGTCTTTACGTTCGGCGCTTGCAGAATTTGACTCTGTCAGAGAGGTCGATGGGGATGTCTTCCCTGAACCAGTTATGCTGGTCATGACGCCTCCCGACATAGCGCTGGGAACGTTGAGTTTAGGCAAACGCTAACACTATTATGGCAAAGCACAAGCAACTTTTGCGCGCCAGACGCCGCTGGTCCACGCGCAGATTGCCGCTTTGAGCGCGCGAGCCAAACCCGCTATAGACCAGCGCGGCGGTCGCCATCGCGCCGCGACGAAACGCAAAAAGGGCCTTGATGACCCGCGACAGCATCGCAGTTCTCGGCGCCGGCGCCTGGGGCGTGGCGCTCGCCAATGTGGCCGCGCAGGGCCGCGAGCGCGTGCCGCTGTGGGCGCATGAGCCGGCGCATGCGGCGGCGCTGGCGCGGGACCGCGAGAACAAGGCGCATCTTCCCGGTCTGCCGCTCGCGCAGGCCGTCGCGCCGGTGAGCGATCTCGCCTCTATCGACGGCGCCGAGATCGTCCTGGCGGTCGTTCCCGCGCAGGCGATGCGCGAGGTTGCGCGCGCGGTGCGGCCGCATCTCGCCGAGGGCGCCGCCTTCGTGATTTGCGCCAAGGGCATCGAGCGCGACCGGCGTCGCTTCATGAGCGAGGTGGTCGCCGAGGAGCTGCCGCAGGCGCGTCCCGCCGTCCTGTCGGGGCCGAGTTTCGCGGCCGATGTGTGTCGCGGTCTGCCGACCGCCGTGACGCTCGCGGCGGCGGATGAACCGCTTGCGCAACGTCTGTGCGAGGCGCTGTCGACGCGCACCTTCCGGCTGTACCGCTCCACCGATCTTCTGGGCGTCGAACTCGGCGGCGCGGCCAAGAATGTCTTCGCCATTGCGGCCGGCATGGCCTCCGGGCGCCGGCTCGGGGCGAGCGCACAGGCCGCGCTCATCGCCCGCAGTTTTGCCGAGCTGACGCGCCTCGGTCGCGGGCTTGGGGCAAGAAGCGAGACGATGATGGGGCTCTCGGGGCTCGGCGATCTCGTTCTGACCTGTGGCTCGGCGCAATCGCGCAACTTCGCCTTTGGCGAGGCGCTGGGACGCGGCGCTTCCGCCAAGGACGCCTCCGGCGGCAAGCTGACCGAAGGCGCCTTCACCGCGCATGTCCTCGTCCAGATGGCGCGCGCCGCCGGGATCGAAATGCCCATCGCCGAAGCCGTCGACGCCATCCTCTCCGCGCGTCTGAGCGTCGACGCCGCCATCGAGGCGCTGCTCATGCGGCCGCTGAAAGCCGAAGGGTGATCACCAGTTTTTCAGGAACTCCAGGAAGCTGCGCGACTCCGCGCCGTCGCGCAGCCGGGCGAGGGCTTTCTTTCCGGCGACGCGCACTTCCTCGGCATGGGTCATGAGATCGTCGATGTCGCCGTCGAGCGCGCTGTATTTCGCACGCCGGACCTCGGGGTTCTCGGGCGCGGCGGGCGCCGCGGCCCTGTCGTGGATCTTCACCGGCGCAGGCGTCGGCGCGGGCTTCGGCCGCAATTCGAGCGCGCGGGTCTTCACCTTTGCGGCGATGAAACAATGATGCAGGGCGGCCAGGCGCCAGGTCGGACTGCGCCAGTCGATCCCGTCGGGGCCGTTGCCCTTCTCGAAGGCGAAATGGCAGCGGAGCTTCCTGTCGAAGTCGTTGGTGTCGATCTCGTGATAGGGCAGGAGCCGGCCATTTTCGTCGATCTCCAGCGCGAACTGGAAATCCTGCAAGAGGTCGGGATAGGCGACGTTCCAGTCTTCGACCGTCTTGTCGTATTTTTCCAGCTTCGGCGCGAAGACCGTCTCTTCGTCGCCATCCGAGCCATTGGCCAGCCGGTAGGAATGGAAGATGCGCGTGGACATCAGCAGCGACGCGCGCTCGAAGCTTTTCGTCGCTTCGTCGAGGCGGCGCTTGGCAAGGTCGAGCCGCGCCTGTTCGCGCCAGCTCTTGTAGGTGAAGCTCGTCGTCACCAGCCCGGCGAGAACGCTGGTGAACAGGAAGGTGATGAATTTATCCTTGAAAACGCCGCCGCCGTCGGACATGGGGCCGCCTCGCTGGGGGAGAAGGCCCCCAGCTTCCCGCCGCCCGCGCGGAATTGCAAGCCGGCGCCGATCAGCCGCCTTTTCGCATGAGCATGCCGCGCGCCGGATCGTAGGCGATGAGGGCGCCGATCAGGAAGACGCTCGTATAGCCGAGGAGGGCGGCGAGCGAGGTCCAGGCGACCTGCTGATAGAAGGCGAAGCGGATCAGTTCGACGGCGTGGGTGAAGGGATTGGCTTCGCAGACATAATAGAGCCAGGGGCTCGACTCCTTCACGCGCCACAGCGGATAGAGCGCGGAGGAGGCGAAGAACATCGGGAAAATCACGAAGTTCATCACGCCGGCGAAGTTCTCCAGCTGCTTGATGAGCGACGACAGCAGCATGCCGAGCGCGCCGAGCATCAGCCCGGCGAGCGCCAGCGCCGGCAGCACGGTGAGATAGCCCCATTTCGTCGGCGGCTCGATCTCCCAGAAATAGGCGATCAGCAGAAAGGCGTAGACCTGAAGGATGGACACGGCGACGCCGGCCATGAGCTTGGCGCCGAGCAGGAACCAGCGCGGGAAGGGCGAAACCAGCAGGGTGCGCATGTTGCCCATCTCGCGGTCGTAGACCATGGACAGCGACGACTGCATGCCGTTGAAGAGCTGGATCATCGCCATCAGGCCGGGCGCGATATAGACCTCGTAGAGAATGTAGGTCTCGTAAGGCGGGATGATCGAGACGCCGAGCACCTGCCGGAAGCCCGCCGCGAAGATGAAGAGCCACACCAGCGGCCGCACCAGCGCGGAGACGAAGCGCTCGCGCTGATGCAGAAAGCGCAGGCCCTCGCGCCAGACGACGCCCGTGAGGCAGATGAGATACTGGCGCAGCGTGAAGCCGCTCTCCGGCGCGCCGGTTGCGGGGCGAGGGGCGGGGCGGGGAGCAAGGCCGTCGTTCTGCATCGCGGTCACGGGATCGGGCTTTCTTTTTTCATTGCTGTTGTGGCTTGCCCCTCACCCTAACCCTCTCCCCGCGAGCGGGGAGAGGGGATTGGGGCGCCGCTCCCTCTCCCCGTTTACGGGGAGAGGGTTGGGGTGAGGGGCAGGCCGCAGGAGACAGCTTGCCATTCACGACACGCGTTCATCCGCGCCGGTCATTTTTGCAAAGGCGCCGCCGATATCGCCGGCGCCGCTGCGCGCCACGATCTCACGCGCGGCGCCCGTCGCCAGCACCTTGCCCCGATGCAGGATCACAACCTGATCGTCATCGGAAATCTCGTCGATCAGATGCGTCGTCCACAACACCCCGAGCCCCTCGTCGCGCACGAGCCCGCGCACATGGGCGAGCAGATCGGCGCGCGCCTTGATGTCGAGGCCGACGGTCGGCTCGTCGAGCAGCAGCAGGCGCGGCTTGTGCAGCAGGGCGCGGGCGATCTCGACGCGGCGCATCTGTCCGCCGGAGAGCGCGCGCGCCTTGTCATGGGCGCGCTCGGCGAGTCCCGCGCGCGCCAGCGCCTCCATGCCGAGACGACGCGCCTCCAGCGGGCCGATCCCGTGGAGGGCCGCATGATAGAGGAGGTTCTGCATCAGGCTCAGTTCGAGATCGAGCGTGCGCGCCTGAAAGACGACGCCAAGCCG
The DNA window shown above is from Methylocystis echinoides and carries:
- a CDS encoding NAD(P)H-dependent glycerol-3-phosphate dehydrogenase; translation: MTRDSIAVLGAGAWGVALANVAAQGRERVPLWAHEPAHAAALARDRENKAHLPGLPLAQAVAPVSDLASIDGAEIVLAVVPAQAMREVARAVRPHLAEGAAFVICAKGIERDRRRFMSEVVAEELPQARPAVLSGPSFAADVCRGLPTAVTLAAADEPLAQRLCEALSTRTFRLYRSTDLLGVELGGAAKNVFAIAAGMASGRRLGASAQAALIARSFAELTRLGRGLGARSETMMGLSGLGDLVLTCGSAQSRNFAFGEALGRGASAKDASGGKLTEGAFTAHVLVQMARAAGIEMPIAEAVDAILSARLSVDAAIEALLMRPLKAEG
- the lysM gene encoding peptidoglycan-binding protein LysM yields the protein MGIFDFFKGKSKAAPAVAGATDASAAPAEALAKELESQGFDVSTVDIEVDGDRVTLNGAVNSRADLEKIVLTVGNSKGVAQVENNLIAPDHDPTQPSGIHIVVEGDTLWKIAEAHYGNGARYEEIFEANKPMLKHPDKIYPGQRLRLPGAGGVALAEASGWAPPAEIAGKG
- a CDS encoding alkene reductase; its protein translation is MAYDALFSPVKLGALTLPNRILMAPLTRCRAEDGHVPGPLMAEYYAQRASAGLIIAEATMAIEGNSAFWREPGIYSQPQVDGWKRITDAVHAKGGRMALQIWHGGRACHPLLNDGATPVAPSPIAITNGQVMTPQGMQPYVTPRELRDDELPGIVDGFATAARNAKAAGFDMIELHGANGYLIDEFLRDGANRRGGAYGGPIENRARLLFEILRASIDVWGADRVGLRLSPLNGYNSMQDSDPVGLTTWLAGELNTFGLAYLHVMRGDFFQQQKADVMTPARARFANALIGNMGYDAAEADAAIRDGKLDAVAFGVNFLANPDLPARIAAGAPLNAPRQETFYTPGPEGYTDYPAMG
- a CDS encoding SDR family oxidoreductase; its protein translation is MSDTHSGPALVTGAARRIGLAIAGRLAQEGRPVVLHSSVRSAAEAELAAEAIRRQGGRAAVAVADLSSATETERLIGDAARAFGPLSLLVNNASVFEVDEAADFALSGYERQMAVNLRAPLLLSRDFAAQLPDGVEGAIVNMIDQRVWRLTPRYFSYTLTKSALWTATRTMAQAYAPRIRVNGVGPGPVFPNEALGDRDFEIEAHGVPLGHAADVSGVVDAVIFLSRAKSVTGQMIAVDSGQHLAWRTPDVAPQ
- a CDS encoding glutathione S-transferase N-terminal domain-containing protein; this translates as MMTLRYSPASPYARKIRIAADLLGLTPRIDIVAASTTDPGDPLREQNPLGKIPTLILEDGASLYDSRVIADYLDYLGGGTLIPADPARRFDVLRLQALGDGVNDAALLIRYETATRRPELRDQDAIELQQGKIDRALATLDSAPPSGPVTIGQIAVACALGYLDLRFEGAWRAKYPGLVAWLAAFETAVPAFGATKA
- a CDS encoding ABC transporter permease, with translation MQNDGLAPRPAPRPATGAPESGFTLRQYLICLTGVVWREGLRFLHQRERFVSALVRPLVWLFIFAAGFRQVLGVSIIPPYETYILYEVYIAPGLMAMIQLFNGMQSSLSMVYDREMGNMRTLLVSPFPRWFLLGAKLMAGVAVSILQVYAFLLIAYFWEIEPPTKWGYLTVLPALALAGLMLGALGMLLSSLIKQLENFAGVMNFVIFPMFFASSALYPLWRVKESSPWLYYVCEANPFTHAVELIRFAFYQQVAWTSLAALLGYTSVFLIGALIAYDPARGMLMRKGG
- a CDS encoding ABC transporter ATP-binding protein produces the protein MTTPALDIRNVSHSYGARKALDDVSFDVAPGSFTVLLGLNGAGKSTLFSLVTRLYVARSGEIDILGANVMREPGAALRRLGVVFQARTLDLELSLMQNLLYHAALHGIGPLEARRLGMEALARAGLAERAHDKARALSGGQMRRVEIARALLHKPRLLLLDEPTVGLDIKARADLLAHVRGLVRDEGLGVLWTTHLIDEISDDDQVVILHRGKVLATGAAREIVARSGAGDIGGAFAKMTGADERVS
- the tsaD gene encoding tRNA (adenosine(37)-N6)-threonylcarbamoyltransferase complex transferase subunit TsaD — its product is MRVLGIETTCDETAAAVVSERLGGGGGDILSNEVLSQIAQHAAYGGVVPEIAARAHIDVLDRLIVRALANAKVELKDIDAIAAAAGPGLVGGVLVGLTAAKGLALASGKPFIAVNHLEAHALTARLIDPLDFPYLALLISGGHTQLVAVRGVGDYHRLGSTVDDAAGEAFDKVAKMMGLPYPGGPHIETLAQDGDPHRFEFPRPMLGREGADFSLSGLKTAVRQEIIRLGEPTEQDKKDLAASFQAAIVDVIVDRVRAGVRLFSETAGRPSGLVIGGGVGANGAIRRALTRLCAERGLRFVSPPANLCADNGAMIAWAGLERLKRGFTSDLGFAPRPRWPLDAIASETHHGKA
- a CDS encoding type III secretion system chaperone, translated to MRNAADALNSLKQKLSLDELVLDQEGSCGIIIDQETEIFFFGAPDGETLQMSGVIGDLHTGGAVLAQRLLELNAGGVETGPAAFAADPVTGEVLLTRQIVLPHMSADEVFASLEDFVARVEYWIEALPRLAASRKNEASDLSVSELMLLRG
- a CDS encoding phospholipase D-like domain-containing protein, coding for MRGLYPLALTAMLLGPEPQAAGPLSQEPMIAGLHVFYGPGEGFETVDARLINGARQSIDMAAYVLTDRALISALGRAAMRGVKVRVYLDGDETRRGASILDIADAPNLDVRRKARNRDLMHLKSYQVDGRRLRTGSANFSVSGEGYQDNDLVVIESPQAAARFRETFERLWARADNQRLGFR